The bacterium genome includes a window with the following:
- a CDS encoding class I SAM-dependent methyltransferase: protein MNTPTQDALRHTIKSGDVLITDAEIACLAHYARKASDAAEIGAGFGVMTGILLATLHRSAHRSAHLLSIDPFLPDSMNPNLHATQQQCANNALAIASWLRPDAMKDIVWALRATTSAQAAQDHVSTLDLIVIDGDHHYDAVLQDFQLWSPKLRTDGYILIHDSRRLADAPNGAYAQGWPGPTDFIERYIKTQQHDWWRVCDTAYSFTVIRRHSFHEEEPCD, encoded by the coding sequence ATGAACACGCCTACCCAAGACGCCTTGCGCCACACCATCAAGTCAGGCGATGTCCTCATCACCGACGCCGAGATCGCCTGCCTCGCCCACTACGCCCGCAAGGCCAGCGACGCCGCCGAGATCGGCGCGGGCTTCGGCGTCATGACCGGCATCCTGCTCGCCACACTGCACCGCAGCGCCCACCGCAGCGCCCACCTGCTCAGCATCGATCCATTCCTGCCCGACAGCATGAACCCAAACCTGCACGCCACCCAACAGCAGTGCGCCAACAACGCCCTCGCCATCGCCAGCTGGCTCCGACCCGACGCCATGAAAGACATCGTATGGGCACTACGCGCCACGACCAGCGCCCAGGCTGCCCAGGACCACGTCAGCACGCTCGATCTTATCGTCATCGACGGCGACCACCACTACGACGCCGTGCTACAGGATTTCCAGCTGTGGTCGCCCAAGCTGCGCACGGATGGCTACATCCTCATCCACGATAGCCGCCGCCTCGCCGACGCGCCCAACGGCGCTTATGCCCAGGGCTGGCCCGGCCCCACCGACTTCATCGAGCGCTATATCAAAACACAGCAGCATGACTGGTGGCGCGTATGCGACACGGCATATAGCTTCACCGTTATTCGCCGCCACTCATTCCACGAGGAGGAACCCTGTGACTAA